Within Citrus sinensis cultivar Valencia sweet orange chromosome 1, DVS_A1.0, whole genome shotgun sequence, the genomic segment catagatatagatatatatttttaatattttgtaatgcaattattttttaatctcaaccaatatattagataatagagaataaaaaaagatgagaaataatgatgccacaaatcttaaatatttaatgtttatggagtttgaagaagccaaaaggcactaaacaaaagattgaataattaaatatgagatcatgacattaaaattaggcgctaatggcattgttgagggaagatgaaagaaccttccttcctatattaattaattgatatatttaagccactaaagtttaattattggcataataaaataaataaatgtttcaagatttataattaattattattaatggttacatattattgaatttaaatagaaagaggaagagacatgtaatcttttataatataataataattttttatttttaatattttgtaatgtaattatttttttaatatcaaccaatttattaaataattatatattaactgatatctttattattaatatgtttttttatctttatttttttgagtgtCATATTATGATATATGTACAAAGAGCATCcaacaatattttagatattttagataatagagaatataaaaagatgaggttgagggaagatgaaagaacctcttttcctatgttaattaggtgatgtattttaaggctctaaagtttaattgatagcataataaattttgaagaagccaaaagacacTCAACAAAAggttacataattaaatatgggattatggcattaaaattaggccttagtggcattgttgagggaaaatgaaagaacctctcttcctatgttaattaattcatgtattttaagccactaaagtttaattggtagcataataaaataaataaatgtttcaaaagacttataattagttattattaatgattacatattgttgaatttaaatagaaagaggaaaaaaagtacaaagaatatctgccaatattttagataataaaaaatataaaagatgaggaatgatatatattaatcaagttgctaattattaaatgagttaaatataatcaaattaattatgagaagatgaaaagtcaaatctaaaaaaaattctctatttattagataatagagaatatacaaaaaaGTGAAGTGGTGATGCCatatcacctcctcaagtcccaactttatatatagatatatagattCGTATCTTAAACAATTTCCATTTCAAATTGCTATATATAAGTGAAGCCAAGATAGCAAATGTTTAATTGGAAGCTTTGTGGACATACATTTAGCCACACAAATAACAGTCCTCTGAGTGCATAATGTGGATTCTCCTCAAggcttttgttctttttatatGGCTTCCCTGCTCATCCAACAACGGCGCCTCTGCCAACGACAACAACCTCTCCCACAGTTACACTGTTTCAGTCACTTCTCTATTACCACCGACGGTTTGCAACCGCACACGGACAGCTTTGCCCCAAGGTTCTTATATTAtactatatatttatatatacacatggTTTTGATTTCTCtcattgttattgtttttataatcataataattagcACTCATTAAATGCTATGTCTGCGTATCTAAGGTCTCGGCAAAGCATCTCTAGAAGTAGTAAGCAAGCACGGCCCATGTTCTACGCTGAATCAAGGGAAAAGTCCCTCCCTCGAAGAAACTCTACGTAGAGACCAACAACGACTCTATTCAAAGTATTCCGGGCGTTTGCAAAAAGCCGTTCCTGAcaatttaaagaaaacaaaggcCTTTACCTTCCCTGCCAAGATCGAAAGTGTATCAGCCGATGAGTATTATACTGTAGTCGCCATTGGGAAGCCGAAACAGTATGTTTCTCTCCTTTTGGATACTGGTAGCGACGTCACTTGGACTCAGTGCAAGCCTTGCATTCATTGCTTTCAACAAAGGGACCTGCTTTTTGATCCATCCAAGTCTAAAACCTTTTCCAAAATCCCTTGCAACTCTACGACGTGCAAGAAACTCCGTGGATTATTTCCTTCAGATGGTCAAGATTTACTACTTCTTTACttttcatcaacaaaattaacacatttgataacaatatatatatatagactaTTAAATCAAAACTATACTGTGTTATAAATTACGCCTAAAAAAATAAGCACAAACAAAATAAGCTGTAGATCCAAATTCCATGTGAAAATAattggagtttttttttttttgcttcaaaTAAATGCAGACAATTGCAATTCGAGGGAATGCCATTTCAACATTGCATATGTTGACGGCTCAGGCAACAGCGGGTTTTGGGCGACTGATAGGATGACTATACAAGAAGCCAACATCAAAGGATACTTTACGCGGTACCCTTTTCTGTTGGGATGTATCAGGAACAGCAGTGGCGACAAAAGCGGGGCATCCGGAATTATGGGTCTTGACCGAAGTCCGGTATCCATAAttacaaaaactaaaataagtTACTTCTCATATTGTCTTCCCTCACCATACGGCTCCAGAGGATACATAACCTTTGGCAAACGTAATACTGTGAAAACCAAGTTCATAAAATATACTCCAATAATCACTACTCCCGAACAGTCTGAATATTACGATATTACCCTCACTGGCATAAGTGTTGGTGGGAAAAAACTTCCTTTTAGTACTTCATATTTTACTAAGTTGAGCACAGAAATCGACTCGGGAGCCGTCATCACCCGGCTTCCTTCACCCATGTACGCAGCTCTGAGATCAGCATTTCGTAAAAGGatgaagaaatataaaagGGCAAAAGGAGCTGGCGATATTCTTGATACATGTTACGATTTGCGTGCTTATGAAACAGTTGTTGTACCAAAGATTACAATCCACTTCTTAGGTGGCGTTGATCTTGAACTGGACGTGAGGGGGACATTGGTCGTCGCTTCTGTGAGCCAAGTGTGTTTAGGCTTCGCTGTATATCCTTCGGATAccaattcttttcttcttggGAATGTTCAGCAGCGAGGGCACGAAGTGCACTACGATGTTGCTGGAAGGAGACTTGGTTTTGGTCCTGGAAATTGCAgttaatcaataataatttcaagtATTGTATGGTCCTTGCTGTACTCGAtctaaatattgaataaagcTGTTTGTACTTGCAGttattgataaatattaaataaagctGTTTGTACTTGCAGTTACTAATAAGAAAACTATGAGTTACATGTGGGAGCAATAGAACGGCCAGAAGCTATTTTCATTAGAAAAACATacggcctttttttttttttttgtgtcggacaatataaaattttttatttcaaagttcaagttcaagattgaacattaattgtaacactAGAAATCTTCAGTGATGAATGAATGTAATGGTGAGCATTTAGATATGTGACATAATTCAGTGACGAATAATATTTAAGTTGTGAATTAGTCAAACAACATCAAGTGACAcggtgaaaatttttaatatgaattttgtttttaattaatatttttgatttCCTCAAAAATCaacattgaaaaatattaaggGATGTCAAGGGTACTTACCCACATTGAGAAGCAGAATGTAGAGGCACTACAGTAGTAGAAAACGGCTAACGATCCTTGAACTAAAGTTGCAACTCATATCTAAACCATGGATTATTTA encodes:
- the LOC127898570 gene encoding aspartyl protease family protein At5g10770-like, producing the protein MWILLKAFVLFIWLPCSSNNGASANDNNLSHSYTVSVTSLLPPTVCNRTRTALPQGLGKASLEVVSKHGPCSTLNQGKSPSLEETLRRDQQRLYSKYSGRLQKAVPDNLKKTKAFTFPAKIESVSADEYYTVVAIGKPKQYVSLLLDTGSDVTWTQCKPCIHCFQQRDLLFDPSKSKTFSKIPCNSTTCKKLRGLFPSDDNCNSRECHFNIAYVDGSGNSGFWATDRMTIQEANIKGYFTRYPFLLGCIRNSSGDKSGASGIMGLDRSPVSIITKTKISYFSYCLPSPYGSRGYITFGKRNTVKTKFIKYTPIITTPEQSEYYDITLTGISVGGKKLPFSTSYFTKLSTEIDSGAVITRLPSPMYAALRSAFRKRMKKYKRAKGAGDILDTCYDLRAYETVVVPKITIHFLGGVDLELDVRGTLVVASVSQVCLGFAVYPSDTNSFLLGNVQQRGHEVHYDVAGRRLGFGPGNCS